The following is a genomic window from Litorimonas taeanensis.
CATTTTTAAAATAATAATCATTCACCGTGATTGGAATCAAACACTTAACCAACCCCTAATTTATTTGATATTTCAACTAAAAACAATCTCGGAATTCTATGATAAGTTGAAAAACTAGCAAAAATTTACATAAATCAGAATGAATTACGAAATAACAATCAAGGGTAGTAAGCCTTAAAAGAGTCAATAATAGAAATTCTAAAACCAGAACTGGCAGTGACACCATCGTCAGAATTTAAAAGGAATGGTGGGCCTGTCAGGGGAAAGTTTGAACCTTTTGTTTGAGGAACTCTCCCAATGGAACCTTGAACTTGAAAACGTTACAGCTCTTGGGCGGAATTCTAAAGAGCAGCATAATAATACAGCTGACTGACAGAACTCAGTATTTTTCAGGACAAGTTGCACCACCGCGTCGACAGGATTTACAGCGCGGGGAGTCCCATCGTCAGAGTTTAGAGCGTGGGCGCGCTGTGGCAAGGCAATTCCCTGACGGGAAGTGTGGCGTGATCGCGATTTAAAAGAGCGCGGCAGAGTATCAAGCAAGCGAGTGTTGCGACCGACTATCGGGAGTACGGCGGCGTGGGTTTCGTCCGATTAAGTGGACAGCCCGCGTGGTGGCCTCTACGATGGAGACCAATGATGAGTTTTGTTTTACGCAGCTTCCACCACGCGGCAGCGGTTTATTATGAACGGCATGATTATGACCCCGCAGCCCCGCTGTCCCGCTCGGCAGAAGGTGTCGTCTTCCTGTCCATATTTGAAAGAACATAATGAAAATAAGGGTGAATGGAGACGCGGGGATACGATTGTTGAAAAGACAGTTTTATCGGAGGAAATGAGTGTTTAGAGCGAGGATGCATGCGTCTAACTTAATTGCAGAGTGAGACCCGCCCCGCGAGGGTTCTGGGTGCGCGGCGTGCCTTGGGACGAGCTGGATTTCTTGGTCTTGCGCCCGCCTAAAATGAAGTCATCATCATTGGCCATGCGATTAACATAACAGAAAACGGCTCAAGAGTCCCGATTGGAAAGAGGGAGTAAATTACAGGATTCTACAGGGTTGCGGGATAGGGTCACTTCTGGCCCAAGGTGATGATAAAATAGTGTCACTTTGGCCCACAAAATAAGTCGTAATTACAGAGCTTTAGCGTCGAAGTGGGCCACAATGGCCGCTTCGCTTTATCTTGTTTCACGCCTAATCTGACACTTTTTATGATTTCACCGAACAAAATTTGCTTCCAATCTATCAAATAACCTATTCGAATTTCGGTTGATAAAAAACGCAAAAGACTTCCGTTTCATCATTGATTTTTTTTACAATGAAGCTTTTTTCAGGAAAGTCTATTTTGAGCTTTGCTCTCCACATTTCGGTTACTCGAATAGCGATATACTCTTGAACTTTAGATGTAGCGGATGAACATATGCTTTCTATACTAATTAAATTCATCCAATATTCTAATTGAACTTCATTGTTAGAAATTACCTCTCGATATTTTTTTTCAGAAAACTCTTCCTTCAAAAATACAAAACCATCCACTTCATGAAAGGTTGGCCAATAAAGCTGCAACAGGGCAACAGCTAAATCAGGAGAAATATTGTCAAAATTTAGTTTTGCATGAACATAGTCCAAAAGTGAAAATCGCTTAGATTTATTCGCTTTCACCCAACTTTGATAATCTGAAAGTTCTTTCTTCATCTTATTACTATTCGCCTTACTATCTAGGTATCTCATCAGGGAAAGGTGGCCGAACTTCTGTCTTACCCGGAAACTTTTGCCCATTTGGGGCTTCGTTCAATTTATTCTCTTTTACGTTAAGACGAGGAACATCACCATGATCTTTCCCCGACCCGCGATATTGCTTAAATGTACCGTCCCCATTGTGAGTTGTATACTGACCATCTGGTCCGGGCTTCTCAATTATTGAATGAGGTCGACCTTCAGCTTCTTCCAATGGGTCAGGCCTGGTGCTTCTATTTTTCTTACAATTATGCACCAGAACTTTGTTTTCACCAACAAAGTAAGTTTCAAAATCGGCTACCGTTAGATTGTATGTTGCATCAACTCGGTCAGTTTTGACAACTTTAGTGATGACCATAGTCTGGTTGTCAGCAGTCGTCACAATCATGTCGTCAGATAATTCAGCAGTTTTTTTCCAACTCCCGTTCCCGTCCGCATCAACAATCCACCAAGGATGGTCATCTGTTGTTTCAAAGAATTCGGACGAGTTGTTCTCGCCTGAAAGAGAGACTTCCCAAATCATTCGTTCATTTAAACGGATGAGGTCGGTAACAGCTTTGAAGGCCGTCTTGCCTGTTTCAGGATTTCGAGCTAGAACGCGGTCGTCTAATTCAATCTCTTCAATTGGACGCAAACCATCTTCTGTTTCGACGAGCGTTCCTGCGACAAAGCAGCATTTGCCTCCAAGTAACCGCTTCGCTCCCTTAGCTTCATCTCCAAACCCTGTTGCGAGGTCGAAGATTGCGAAGGCTTTATCACCTAAGGATGCGTCCTTACTTAATAATGTCGCACCATTTTCGACATAGCTAAGCGCTTCATCTTTCAAAGCCCCCTTTAGGTTTCCGCCGTTTTTGTAAGTTCGTTTGCCGACGTTATACACGGATTTAACGATTTTCAGAAACTCGTCATTGGGGTCGGTTGCGTTAATCGGATCGTTCCAAGTGTAGGCATATCTATTGAACTGACCGGGATAAGGTTTGTCCAAGAACGTTATGGGGTCTATGCTCAGGAACCGCCCCATAACCGGATCATAATAGCGGGCCTGCATATAGTTCAGGTCTGTGGCTGCATCTTTAATATGCCCCGTGAACCCGCCTTGGTTGGTGAGGTCGGGATTATCATCCATTGCGATGCCGAACGGTGTGTAGCGTTCCCGCTTTATCGCCGCGCTGCCCTTTTTCGTCGCCACGGGCGAGCCAAGGTGGTCTGCGAAGATGTAGGTGACCGTGGATTTGTTCTCGACTCTGGCTATGGATTTCCCGCCGAGGCTCACATAATCTGTGCGCTTTTCGGGGACGGATTGCGCTTGCGCGTCGGTATAGGGGCGTTCATCAACATGGACTAACTGACCTGCCATATTGTAAACATTATAAATCGTCCTCCCGTTGACGACAGACCGAACCCCGAACTTATGAAATTTGCAACGATGATGTTTAAAACGATATGGGAGAAAAATCTGGCGGACGCCCAAAACCGTCAAAAAGCTGCACAGCAGAAATTGAATGCACTGGAGACGCGCGTCAAAGCACTAGTTAACAGGATTGTGAAGGCCACACAGCCGGCACTGATAAATGCATATGAGGGTGAGTTGATCAAACTGGAATCTCAACGATTAGCCGCCGAAGAACAAATTGAGCATTTGGAAAGCCAAAAGGGGCATGAAAGCCCTGACTTTGAAGGGGCTTATAGAACCGCCATGCGATTCCTCTCAAACCCTTGTTATTTATGAGAGTCTTCACACATCGGATATAAACGAACTGCGGTCAAATTGGCCTTTAAGGGCTCCCTACTTTATGACCGAAACGAAGGCTACAGAACCGCCCAAACCAATCTTCCTTTTCAAGTAATTCAAAGACCTAGCAAGGTAAGAAAAGGGGATTCCATTCAAAACGAAGGAATGGTGGGCCTGTCAGGGGAAAGTTTGAACCTTTTGTTTGAGGAACTCTCCCAATGGAACCTTGAACTTGAAAACGTTGCAGCTCTTGAGCGGAATTCTAAAGAGCAGCATAATAATACAAAGGTGACGTCTTCCTGTCCATATTTGAAAGAACATAATGAAAATAAGGGTGAATGGAGACGCGGGGATACGATTGTTGAAAAGACAGTTTTATCGGAGGAAATGAGTGTTTAGAGCGAGGATGCATGCGTCTAACTTAATTGCAGAGTGAGACCCGCCCCGCGAGGGTTCTGGGTGCGCGGCGTGCCTTGGGACGAGCTGGATTTCTTGGTCTTGCGCCCGCCTAAAATGAAGTCATCATCATTGGCCATGCGATTAACATAACAGAAAACGGCTCAAGAGTCCCGATTGGAAAGAGGGAGTAAAATGCAGCTAGATACAAGGTTCAGAGAATAGGGTCACTTAGTGCAATTTTTGCTCGTAAAAAATGCACGGGGGCCAAGGTGATAGAAAAATGGTGTCACTTTGGGCCATAAAATTAATCGTTTGCTACGGCAAACCAGTGGTAAAAACAGAGCTTTAGCGCTTTGGAGGCGGTTGGCCTTGACCGAAGGTCTGGGCCAAATAATCGGTTCGGGGAACCGATTATAGACGGAAAAGGCCACGGCAGTGGCGGGGTGGGCCACAATGGCCGCTTCGTTTTATCTTGTTTCTCACCGAATTTGACCCTTTTTTTCATACCTTCAAGAGTTCTCCATCATACCAGACATCTTCGTAGCCATGAGCTTTCAAGAACCTCCAACCGGGCGGAAGACCAAGAAACTTTAGAATACTTGGATACAAGTCCATAATGTGTTCTGTATGTATAGGTTTAAAAAAGTCGGGGTCTTCAGAATACTCGCCAGCCCAAACATACCAACCATTTGTTCCCTCACTTAAGGGATGCCTTAGACCATGAATCGGTTCTTCACCTTTTTTTACTTGAGCGGATATCCCAATAATGTTCTCAAAAGGAGATGGGCAATATATTGCTCCATAATCCGCACATACTTCCCGCTGTGTAATTTCTATTTTGTTAGTCAAATCCATGCTCTCTTTTCATTGCCTTTGAGAAAGCACTCATACGACCACCTTCAGCATTAGAACAGGTCGGACAATGCGGAGTTACTGCTTTTGTGCTACGCATCCTTGTAGTGTTTATGGTTCCCGTACTGTAGTACTCTTTTACCAGTGGTGGAGTATGATTTGCGCGTTGAACTGGTGCAACTTTTCCATATTCCGTGCAAGGCTTTCCTTGCACAGCAGCTCTTTGGGCGGGCGTTGTTGCATTTGATGGCCGCGCATATGGTTGCGTAATCGTGGGTTTTGGAATGGTTGCAGTTACTGATCGTGTTGCAGCAGGAGCAGCTGTTGTATTTGGCCCAACTCTACCCATGCTTGCATTGCCTAAACTAGCTGTCAAAGCACCAACAACTTGCATTTCGCCGTTTGAAATTGATTGCCCGCCAGGCATTGTCTGACCAATATCAGAAATAGGCTGGCCATACTTTTCAACTAATTCTTGGGGATTGTCGGGACCCGGCAGCGCATTACGAATTGCATTTGCAACTTTGTTACAGAGGCCTTCATCACAAATCATTCCTGTGGAGTCAGCCCCATTAATAGGATCATTGAATACATAGGCATAACGATTGAACATTCCAGGGTTCATGTCAGCGTCCATCATGGTCACGGGGTCAATGCTCAAGAACCGTCCCATAACCGGATCATAATAGCGGGCCTGCATATAGTTCAGGTCTGTGGCTGAATCTTTAATATGCCCCGTGAACCCGCCTTGGTTGGTGAGGTCGGGATTATCATCCATTGCGATGCCGAACGGTGTGTAGCGTTCCCGCTTTATCGCCGCGCTGCCCTTTTTCGTCGCCACGGGCGAGCCAAGGTGGTCTGCGAAGATGTAGGTGGCCGTGGATTTGTTCTCGACTCTGGCTATGGATTTCCCGCCGAGGCTCACATAATCTGTGCGCTTTTCGGGGACGGATTGCGCTTGCGCGTCGGTATAGGGGCGTTCATCAACATGGACTAACTGACCTGCCATATTGTAAACATTATAAATCGTCCTCCCGTTGACGACAGACCGAACCCGTTTCAGATTTCCATCATAGAGATAAGTCCCATTCGCCGCGCCCGTCACGAGGGTCGGCTGATTGCTGTAATCATATGCTCTCACTCGGGCGACGTTACTTAAAATGGTGTCACTTTGGGTCATAAAATTAATCGTTTGCTACGGCAAACCAGTGGTAAAAACAGAGCTTTAGCGCTTTGGAGGCGGTTGGCCTTGACCGAAGGTCTGGGCCAAATAATCGGTTCGGGGAACCGATTATAGACGGAAAAGGCCACGGCAGTGGCGTAATGGGCCACAAAGCACGCTTCGCTTTATCTTGCTCTACACACTTTCTGACCCTTTTTAATAAATTTTTCTAAGAGCGATGCCTTCTTCAATAAATAAAAACCATCACACATATCGATAATTGTTGAACTCTCTAGCAAGTCTTTTATGTGACTTTCTTCAAAGTATATTCCCTTACTTTCAAGATATAAGGCAATTCTCCAAGCACTAACTTTGTCTGGCTGATCGATATGTTTTTCCATATCTACTGATAATTCATCAGAGTATCTGATAAAATTAACCCCAAAACCATGTTTGATATAACGCCACCTTTCAGTATCGATTGTTAAATCGCCTCGTTGGTTTTTCGCATTTACCAAAAAGACTGATGACAACCTATGCTGATGACAAATAATTTCTTTAACAGATTTTTCTATGATTTCTAACTGAGGTTCTGTCATTATCGACCCCAATTAGCGTTAGCGGCATCATTTATATACTCTGAGGCTTCGGTAGCATTCGCGGGTTCTCTGACACGTACAGGAACTTCGTCAAGGCCTGCTCTAATCGCAGCTTTTGCTCGATGATGACCGTCTTCAATAATAACGTTACCGTTTACGTTTACGCCACTAATAGGTTCACCCACGTATCCATCTTTCCTCATAGATTTAGCTATCCTTTTGACGGCGCTATTTGTCATTTCGTTTCTACCTTGCCTACTAAGTAACAATTTAGGGCTCATTTTAACTACATCATCGGCACTACTGATTACAGTCCTTGCAGCCATACCTCCTACAGCGACCTCAGAAACCGCAAATGCTTGGCTTTGAACATAACCCTCTATAGCGCCATCTAATGCGGCTGGCGCACCTGCACCTGCAATGCGGTCACCAAGAGATGCATCATTTACATTTAATGTTTGACCTCCATCTATACCGCCACTGCGCTGTCCCATTGCAACATAATCACCAACAGCAGAACTCGTATCTGCAGCAAACATTTCAGTAAATATATTGGAAATCCAATCAGATTGGCCTGACGGGTCGGTGCAATTCACAGGGTCGTTCGCGCAATATCGATAGCGGTTAAAGTATGATGGATTCCCAGTATCCAAGAACGTGACGGGATCGATGCTCAAGAACTGACCCTATCCAATACAGACAGGTTTATTTCATAAAGTCACACTCCTTTGTCATAGTTTCAACTCACCCGTCGTAAGTTAATTTTATGAGACCTATTCTATCCCTTTTCAAGTAATTCAAAGACTTAGCAAGGTAAGAAAAGGGGATTCCATTCAAAACGAAGGAATGGTGGGCGATACTGGGATTGAACCAGTGACCCCTACAATGTCAATGTAGTGCTCTCCCGCTGAGCTAATCGCCCGTCCTATTCGACGTCAGACATATGTAACACATATGTCATCGGGAAACGGGCGTATAGGCGAGGCGGCGTGGCTAATCAAGCCCGAAATCGCCTCTCATACAGCTCATTTTACTTATTTTATGAGGGCGTGACTTGCGGGGGCTTAAACATCGGACTAAGTCTCCGAAATGTTCTATAGACGTGGCCATAATCTCATCGCGATAGCCCTAGCCAGTCTTGTGCTTTCGCCGATTGCTTATGCGCAATCAGGACCGTCAAAGCTCACACCCGCAGAAATGATAATTTGCCAAAATGCAAAACAATGCCTTGATATTCTGGCACGGCATGACGAAAAAAGTTTCGATTATTCAGTTCTTATCGAGGCCTTTTCGCGCCTAGGCAATCAAGGGCGTAACGCTCTCATGCGCGCTTTAAGGGATAAGGATAAAAATTTATCCCATCGCGCCGCTTTGATATTAGCGCGAGCTGAATTTAACTATGGCCCGAGCGAACAAGCCTTCATCGCTGAAACGTGGGTTCGCGGGGCCTCCGCAACCCTTTCCAAAGTCATGGAGCAGCAATACACGCCCACCCTGCGCGAGGCTTTCATTAACACGCTTAATCACTCTGATTCGTCCATTCGCCAAGCGTCACGGACCGGAATTTACGTTGGTGAAAATATAAGCCGCCCAAACAAAGCCCTAACTCCGCCCTTCAATGCTAAACCAAATCTCTATCCGGCTCTCGCAAAAGCCGCTTTGGATAATCCGACAGCGGAAATCGCAAATTTCATCAGCGCTTACCCCCTACAACGCTCGCAATCTATATTGGCGCGGCTATTACGCTCTGAGAAAGAGGATGTGGTTTTTGCGGCCTATCAAGGGCTTTATGACATCAATCCCGAATCCGCTTTTGAGACTCTTCTCTCAACGCTTCGTGAGCTCAAGGCTGGGGACGAACCTATTGCCTTGGCTCTCGGCGATCTTTTGGCAAGGCGGCATCAAAATAGAGCCGACGGGTTTTACTTGCAATTTGCCAGTGAGCTCATCGAAGATACTGCCATGCCAAAACTTGCACAAATGGCTGCGGTTCATGCCATTATGGAGCAAGGTCAGAGTAAAAATCAGGCGACAATCTCCCTTCCCAACGCCGTAAATGTTGGAAGCTTATTGAAAAGCCTCATACAAATTCAAAACACCATTCCTCGCCAATATAGCGAAGCGCTCTATAATAAATTAGGGACGCAAAGCGAGGTTTTAATCCCGCAGCTCTTTGACGGGTTCAGCGTGTTAGGGGATCAAAACATAGAGCATTTCATTTCAGCGTTAACATCGCCTCCCAACAAAAAAGAAGAGCTGAATCAAGCTGCCACCACGGTATTGCTTCAATTATTAGATAATAAAGCAGATTGGCGTCTTGCGTCTAGGAGCGCGCAAATATTGAGTGAGAACAAGGTTCAAAGCGCCTTGCCCACTCTCAGGAAAATTGCCTCTCATTCATTGTTTTCTGAATTCCGTATTAGAGCCTTAGCGGCCATTGATACGCTCAACGGTAAGAGCGACTTTCAAGCACAATTTGATAAACATGCGAACAGGCTTTTAGAGAATAGCGACTCTTGTACAATTCAGCCGACTGATTTTTCTGTAAAAGCCAGACAGCTTCCTTTTTTTAAACCATCCGAACTCGCCTTCGGATATAGGACTGAACGCGCTTCTTTAACGTCTGCTGTCCCCACCAAGAAAGGCTGGCTTGCAGGGTATGACAAAGGAGAGTGGTCAGGCGGGTTAGTCGCCTATGACACTTTGGCCGGTACGGATAAACTTATATTGGGATCAAAAACGTCTAAATTTATAATCCCCAACATTAAGGCCATTATGCCAAAAATGCCCACTCCCCTTGGTCAATATTCCTCTCATTTTTGGGCGGTCTCGGGATTAAATCATTTAAGTTTAAACCATAGCTTTGTCATATCTATCACAGATAATGATGGGGACTATTTCATCAAGCATCACCTACGTTTACCGCGCGTCCCTTCGGCGATCGCCCAGCAAAAAGATGGCAGTGTTCTTTTCGGCTTTGGTGACAAACCTGAAAAATTTAATCGATACGACATTTACCAACCCCCTCTTCGCCTATGGCCTGACGGGAAATTAACGGATGCCTGCACTGGAACACCTAAATCAGCCACCGGAGTCATGCGGTAATGGCTTATTCTGAAAGTGAAGCCTTAAGGGCCCTAAAAGGTCTCTCTGACCCTCTTACGGGTAAAGACTTAGTCACGGCCGGTCTATTAAATGCCCTGCAGTTTGAGAACGGCGTTGTTCGCGCTGTCTTGCAGATTGATCCCAGTCACGCAGATAAATATGAAGCACTTCAACGCGCTACGCAAAAGGCGTTAGCAAGTGTAAACGGCGTAGAAACCGCTTCTGTTATTTTATCAGCCCATAAATCAGCGCCCAAAGTTGGTGGGCGCAAACGTCCGCAGCCCCATGCGGCGCGGCGCCCCGAAGGATATCAGGGCGACTCCAAAGTCGCTCGTGTCATCGCCGTAAGCTCTGCCAAAGGCGGCGTTGGAAAATCTACAATGGCCGTAAACCTAGCCGTTGCTCTAGCAAAATCAGGCCAGAAAATTGGGCTGCTTGATGCTGACATTCACGGCCCAAGCGTGCCGATGCTTCTTGGCCTTGCCGGAGAACGCGCCAAAACCGAAGAGGTAGAAGGCAGGCGGTTAATTAGCCCAAAAATCGCTTTCGGTCTTAAAGCGATGTCGATTGGGTTTTTAACGGATGATGATGGCCCTGTTGTCTGGCGCGGCCCTATGGTTCAGGGCGCGATATCCAGAATGATTTGGGATGTGAATTGGGGAACGCTTGATACGCTCATTATTGATATGCCGCCAGGTACTGGCGATGCTCAATTAGGCCTCGCCCAAGATATCAAACCCGCCGGCGCTATCATTGTTTCTACGCCGCAAGACCTTGCATTACTAGACGCCAGAAAAGGCGTTCGCATGTTTGAAAAAGTTGGCATTCCTGTTCTCGGTTTGATTGAGAATATGGCCGTTTTCACCTGCCCTGATTGTGGGTCACAACATCATATTTTTGGCACAGGCGGTGCCAAGCGTGACGCCGAAAAACTTGGCATATCCTATATCGGCGCCGCACCATTAACCTTGCCAATTCGCGAAAGTGGCGATGCGGGCAAGCCTATTGCTCAAGGCAATAGCGAAGAGGCTAAAATTTTTGATGCCTTAGCAAAAGCGGCCTTTAACTAAGCCAAACATCCTGCGCGTCAGTCTTCCACCCAACCGTTATCGTGTGACCATCGGTAATAATGGGGCGTTTTATCAGAGTTGGGTGCTCCGCTATTAAAGCAACGGCTTTTTCAAGATTAACATCGGTCTTTTCAGAAGCCTCTAAACCCCGCCATGTTGTTGACCGTGTATTCAGGACAGCCTCATACCCCAAAGTCTCTGCCCAGTATTTAATCTGCGACTCTGATACGCCATCAGCTCGCACATCAATTAACTCTGGTGATAGCCCTGATTGGGTCAGAGCCTTAATCGCTTTCCGGCATGTATCGCAGGTCTTTAGGTGATAAACAGAGAGGGTCATTTTTCATTCATTTTTATTTGAGTGTTTATAAAGGCGATCATTTCTGACAGAACTTCGGCGCGCGGCGTATCGTGATGCATTTCATGCTCTGAGTTCTCATAAGCACGGAAAACAATATTTCGTCCAGCTTCTGCAAAACTTTCACTGCCTTGGAAACTCGTCAACTGATCTTCCTTTGCATGCATCAGCAATAAGGGCTTTGACCATAGCCCGGCTCGGTCCGATATAGATTGACCTATCGCGAGGGCATCCATAGCAAAACCAAATCCGATTTGGTTATGATTAAGTGGATCCGCTTCATAGCTTTCTTGTTCTACAGGCAGGGTTGATATCTTATCTCCAGACAAAGGCTGTCTCATAGTCGCTTGGGGTGCAATTTTTGCTATAACTTTCGCAAGGCCTCGCAAAATTGCTGGCGGCGACTTGGGAAGTAATATGAATGGAGCCGAAGCCATAATACCCATGATATCAGCCTCAGCCGTGAAGCCGTAATCAAGCACGACTCCGCCTCCCATAGAATGCCCATAAAGGAAATGAGGTCGCTGAGGATAAAGGCGCCGCGTTGTATCAAGGAGCGCTTGTAA
Proteins encoded in this region:
- a CDS encoding alpha/beta hydrolase, yielding MLFETISLADETKLVGRHWAVQKPKAVMSLVHGLGEHSGRYESLAPDLVKAGVAVVAIDLRGHGQSDGKRGVCTDYALLRSDLQALLDTTRRLYPQRPHFLYGHSMGGGVVLDYGFTAEADIMGIMASAPFILLPKSPPAILRGLAKVIAKIAPQATMRQPLSGDKISTLPVEQESYEADPLNHNQIGFGFAMDALAIGQSISDRAGLWSKPLLLMHAKEDQLTSFQGSESFAEAGRNIVFRAYENSEHEMHHDTPRAEVLSEMIAFINTQIKMNEK
- a CDS encoding arsenate reductase family protein: MTLSVYHLKTCDTCRKAIKALTQSGLSPELIDVRADGVSESQIKYWAETLGYEAVLNTRSTTWRGLEASEKTDVNLEKAVALIAEHPTLIKRPIITDGHTITVGWKTDAQDVWLS
- a CDS encoding RHS repeat-associated core domain-containing protein, with protein sequence MAGQLVHVDERPYTDAQAQSVPEKRTDYVSLGGKSIARVENKSTVTYIFADHLGSPVATKKGSAAIKRERYTPFGIAMDDNPDLTNQGGFTGHIKDAATDLNYMQARYYDPVMGRFLSIDPITFLDKPYPGQFNRYAYTWNDPINATDPNDEFLKIVKSVYNVGKRTYKNGGNLKGALKDEALSYVENGATLLSKDASLGDKAFAIFDLATGFGDEAKGAKRLLGGKCCFVAGTLVETEDGLRPIEEIELDDRVLARNPETGKTAFKAVTDLIRLNERMIWEVSLSGENNSSEFFETTDDHPWWIVDADGNGSWKKTAELSDDMIVTTADNQTMVITKVVKTDRVDATYNLTVADFETYFVGENKVLVHNCKKNRSTRPDPLEEAEGRPHSIIEKPGPDGQYTTHNGDGTFKQYRGSGKDHGDVPRLNVKENKLNEAPNGQKFPGKTEVRPPFPDEIPR
- a CDS encoding ParB N-terminal domain-containing protein — protein: MSIDPVTFLDTGNPSYFNRYRYCANDPVNCTDPSGQSDWISNIFTEMFAADTSSAVGDYVAMGQRSGGIDGGQTLNVNDASLGDRIAGAGAPAALDGAIEGYVQSQAFAVSEVAVGGMAARTVISSADDVVKMSPKLLLSRQGRNEMTNSAVKRIAKSMRKDGYVGEPISGVNVNGNVIIEDGHHRAKAAIRAGLDEVPVRVREPANATEASEYINDAANANWGR
- a CDS encoding Mrp/NBP35 family ATP-binding protein, coding for MAYSESEALRALKGLSDPLTGKDLVTAGLLNALQFENGVVRAVLQIDPSHADKYEALQRATQKALASVNGVETASVILSAHKSAPKVGGRKRPQPHAARRPEGYQGDSKVARVIAVSSAKGGVGKSTMAVNLAVALAKSGQKIGLLDADIHGPSVPMLLGLAGERAKTEEVEGRRLISPKIAFGLKAMSIGFLTDDDGPVVWRGPMVQGAISRMIWDVNWGTLDTLIIDMPPGTGDAQLGLAQDIKPAGAIIVSTPQDLALLDARKGVRMFEKVGIPVLGLIENMAVFTCPDCGSQHHIFGTGGAKRDAEKLGISYIGAAPLTLPIRESGDAGKPIAQGNSEEAKIFDALAKAAFN
- a CDS encoding HEAT repeat domain-containing protein, which gives rise to MFYRRGHNLIAIALASLVLSPIAYAQSGPSKLTPAEMIICQNAKQCLDILARHDEKSFDYSVLIEAFSRLGNQGRNALMRALRDKDKNLSHRAALILARAEFNYGPSEQAFIAETWVRGASATLSKVMEQQYTPTLREAFINTLNHSDSSIRQASRTGIYVGENISRPNKALTPPFNAKPNLYPALAKAALDNPTAEIANFISAYPLQRSQSILARLLRSEKEDVVFAAYQGLYDINPESAFETLLSTLRELKAGDEPIALALGDLLARRHQNRADGFYLQFASELIEDTAMPKLAQMAAVHAIMEQGQSKNQATISLPNAVNVGSLLKSLIQIQNTIPRQYSEALYNKLGTQSEVLIPQLFDGFSVLGDQNIEHFISALTSPPNKKEELNQAATTVLLQLLDNKADWRLASRSAQILSENKVQSALPTLRKIASHSLFSEFRIRALAAIDTLNGKSDFQAQFDKHANRLLENSDSCTIQPTDFSVKARQLPFFKPSELAFGYRTERASLTSAVPTKKGWLAGYDKGEWSGGLVAYDTLAGTDKLILGSKTSKFIIPNIKAIMPKMPTPLGQYSSHFWAVSGLNHLSLNHSFVISITDNDGDYFIKHHLRLPRVPSAIAQQKDGSVLFGFGDKPEKFNRYDIYQPPLRLWPDGKLTDACTGTPKSATGVMR
- a CDS encoding DUF6896 domain-containing protein, translated to MTEPQLEIIEKSVKEIICHQHRLSSVFLVNAKNQRGDLTIDTERWRYIKHGFGVNFIRYSDELSVDMEKHIDQPDKVSAWRIALYLESKGIYFEESHIKDLLESSTIIDMCDGFYLLKKASLLEKFIKKGQKVCRAR
- a CDS encoding immunity protein Imm33 domain-containing protein, encoding MDLTNKIEITQREVCADYGAIYCPSPFENIIGISAQVKKGEEPIHGLRHPLSEGTNGWYVWAGEYSEDPDFFKPIHTEHIMDLYPSILKFLGLPPGWRFLKAHGYEDVWYDGELLKV
- a CDS encoding RHS repeat-associated core domain-containing protein; translated protein: MTQSDTILSNVARVRAYDYSNQPTLVTGAANGTYLYDGNLKRVRSVVNGRTIYNVYNMAGQLVHVDERPYTDAQAQSVPEKRTDYVSLGGKSIARVENKSTATYIFADHLGSPVATKKGSAAIKRERYTPFGIAMDDNPDLTNQGGFTGHIKDSATDLNYMQARYYDPVMGRFLSIDPVTMMDADMNPGMFNRYAYVFNDPINGADSTGMICDEGLCNKVANAIRNALPGPDNPQELVEKYGQPISDIGQTMPGGQSISNGEMQVVGALTASLGNASMGRVGPNTTAAPAATRSVTATIPKPTITQPYARPSNATTPAQRAAVQGKPCTEYGKVAPVQRANHTPPLVKEYYSTGTINTTRMRSTKAVTPHCPTCSNAEGGRMSAFSKAMKREHGFD